The window ACTTCGCGCTGATGCTGCTGTCGTTCATCGCGGTGACGTCGGTCCTGGGCTCGTCCCGCATCCGGGGCTTCATCTCCCTGCTCCTCGGCCTGACGATCGGCCTGGTCGGCATCGACTCGGTGTCCGGCCAGCAGCGCCTGACCCTGGGCGTACCGCAGCTGGCCGACGGGATCGACGTCGTCGTGGTGGCGGTCGGCATCTTCGCCGTCGGCGAGGCGCTGTGGGTGGCCGCCCATCTGCGGCGCAAACCCGCCGAGGTGATCCCGGTCGGCCGCCCGTGGATGGGCAAGAAGGACTGGCGGCGGTCCTGGAAGCCCTGGCTGCGCGGCACGGCGTTCGGCTTCCCCTTCGGCGCACTGCCGGCCGGCGGCGCGGAGATCCCGACCTTCCTGTCGTACGCCACGGAGAAGCGGCTGACCAAGCACCCCGAGGACTTCGGCAAGGGCGCGATCGAGGGCGTGGCGGGCCCGGAGGCCGCGAACAACGCGTCCGCGGCGGGCACACTCGTCCCGATGCTGGCGATCGGCCTCCCGACGAACGCCACGGCGGCGGTGATGCTGGCGGCCTTCCAGTCGTACGGCATCCAGCCCGGCCCGCTGCTCTTCGAGCGCGAGGCGAGCCTGGTCTGGGTCCTGATAGCGAGCCTCTTCATCGGCAACCTGCTGCTGTTGCTCCTCAACCTCCCCCTGGCCCCGGCGTGGGCGAAGCTGCTCCAGATCCCGCGCCCGTACCTCTACGCGGGCATCCTCTTCTTCGCCTCGATGGGCGCCTACGCCGTCAACGCCCAGCCCCTGGACCTGTTCCTCCTCCTCACCCTGGGCCTGCTGGGCTTCGCCATGCGACGCTTCGGACTGCCGATCCTGCCGCTGATCGTCGGTGTGATCCTGGGCCCGCGCGCGGAGTTGCAGGGCCGACGCTCCCTCCAGCTCTCCGGCGGCGAGCTGTCAGGCCTGGTGGGCGGACCGGTGTCGTACACGGTCTACGGGGTGATCGCGCTGGTCCTGGTGTGGCCGCTGATCGGCCGGTTCGTCGTACGTCCCCTGCGCGCGCGAAGCGCAGCCTGAGAGATCTGGAGATCGAGATGACCATCCTGGTCGGCTACGTCCCCTCCCCCGAAGGCGAGGCGGCGCTGCGTGCGGGCATCGACGAGGCCCGTCGGCGCGGCGAGAAGCTGCTGGTGGTGAACACCACCCGGGGCGACGCCTACGCCGACCCCCATTTCGCCCAGGATCCCGACCTGAGCCACGTACGCGAGGACCTCGCGGCACTGGGCGTCGACTTCGACCTCCGCCAGGTCCTCGGCGCCCGCGACGCCGCCGAGGAGATCATCGACCTGGCGGAGAAGACGGAGGCGTCCCTGGTGGTGATCGGCCTGCGCCGGCGCAGCGCGGTGGGCAAGCTGATCATGGGCTCGGCGGCGCAGCAGATCCTGCTGGGGGTGGGCTGCCCGGTACTGGCGGTGAAGGCGCCGGGCGCGTGACCTGAAACATACGTGGTCTGCGACATAGGCGTTTTCGCCCGATTATGGCTAGCTGGATGTGCTTGCCTCGCGCACAGCGGTGCGTCACCCAACGCGCCGTCCCAGCCGACCATCCGCCCGGGAGACCCATGCGCCTGCGCGTACCCTCCGTCCCGCGACATCCCTCAGCTCCCCGTATCGCCTCCCTTCCGCCCCTCGCCCTGGCCGGCGGCGCGCTGACCGTCGGCATCGGCGGCCTGTACGTCGCCGGGCTGATGCTCGCGGGCGGCGACATAGACGCCGGCACGGCGGTGCGGGGTGTCGACATCGGGGGCCTGAGCCGTGCGGAGGCGGTCCGGAAGCTGGAGGACCGGCTGGGCCCGGCCGGGTCGCGAGAGCTGGCCGTGACGGTCGGTGACCGCAAGGGCACGGTCGATCCGCGGCAGGTCGGCATCACCTTCGACTACGACAAGACGGTGGACCGCGCGGCCCGCACCGACGACGCCAACCCGTTCACCGTGATCGGCGGCCTCTTCCGCTCGGGCGGCGCCGTCGAGCCGGTGGTGAGCGTCGACGAGGACCAGGCCCACGCCGCCCTCGGAAAGCTGGCGAAGTCACTCGACCAGAAGGTCCGCGACGGCGCCGTCACGTTCGCCGACGGCGAGGTCCGCCAGGTCGCCCCGCACAACGGCTACGCGCTGGACACGGACGCCGCGGTCGACCCCCTGCGCACCGCCTTCCTCAGCGGCAAGGCCGACTCCGTCACGGCCCTGCCCGCCCGCGAGACGAAACCCGAGGTCACGGCGGCGCAGGTGCGGCAGGCGGTGCGCGAGTTCGCGCAGCCTGCCATGTCGGCGCCGGTCAGGCTCGCCGCGGCCGGCGAGCGGTTCACGATCGACCCGGCCGTCCTCGGCGCGTACCTGACGATGCGGCCGGACGACACCGGCAGGCTGACCCCGAAGCTGGACGCCAAGGGCCTGCGCGCCGCCCCCGAGGTGGCCGAGCCCCTGTCCGACCTGCCTGCCGAGCCCCACAACGCCACGCTGGACCTCGACGGCGACGAGGTCGTGGCGGCCGACGACGCCAGGCCCGGTGTACAGGTCACCGACGAGGCACTGGGCAAGGCCGTGCTGCCGCTGCTCACCAAGTCGGGCATCTCCGCCCGCACCGGCGAGGTGGCCGCGCGCGTGACCCAGCCACAGGTGACCTCCGAGAACGCCGCACGGCTGGGCCTGACGGAGAAGATGTCCTCCTTCACGGTCAACTTCGAACCGGCGCCGTACCGCACGAAGAACATCGGCCGGGCCGCGGAACTGATCAACGGTTCCGTGGTGATGCCGGACAAGACCTGGAGCTTCAACCGCACCGTCGGCGAACGCACCGAGGCCAACGGCTTCACCGAGGGCATCATGATCCTCAACGACGAGTTCACCAAGGCGCCCGGCGGCGGTGTCTCCGCCGTGGCCACGACCATGTTCAACGCGATGTTCTTCGCCGGGGTCAAGCCCGTGGAGTACGGCGCCCACTCCTTCTACATCGAGCGCTACCCGGAGGGCCGCGAGGCGACGGTCGCGTGGGGCAGCCTGGACCTGCGGTTCAGGAACGACTCCGGCAACGCCCTCTACATCCAGGCCGAGGCCACCGACACCTCGGTGACCATCACCTTCCTCGGCACCCGGAAGTACGACGAGATCGAGTCGGTCACCGGGCCGCGCGAGAACGTCAAGCAGCCGGAGAAGAAGGTGAGCACCGACAAGAAGTGCGTGCCGCAGACCC of the Streptomyces sp. T12 genome contains:
- a CDS encoding tripartite tricarboxylate transporter permease, which produces MDNLNNLMQGFADVMAPLNLLLALVGVVIGTAVGVLPGIGPAMTVALLLPVTYGMEPVQAFIMFAGIFYGGMYGGSTTSILLNTPGESSSVVTAIEGNKMAKAGRAAQALATAAIGSFVAGTIGTLLLVLITPFVVDFAVSLGAPDYFALMLLSFIAVTSVLGSSRIRGFISLLLGLTIGLVGIDSVSGQQRLTLGVPQLADGIDVVVVAVGIFAVGEALWVAAHLRRKPAEVIPVGRPWMGKKDWRRSWKPWLRGTAFGFPFGALPAGGAEIPTFLSYATEKRLTKHPEDFGKGAIEGVAGPEAANNASAAGTLVPMLAIGLPTNATAAVMLAAFQSYGIQPGPLLFEREASLVWVLIASLFIGNLLLLLLNLPLAPAWAKLLQIPRPYLYAGILFFASMGAYAVNAQPLDLFLLLTLGLLGFAMRRFGLPILPLIVGVILGPRAELQGRRSLQLSGGELSGLVGGPVSYTVYGVIALVLVWPLIGRFVVRPLRARSAA
- a CDS encoding universal stress protein, with protein sequence MTILVGYVPSPEGEAALRAGIDEARRRGEKLLVVNTTRGDAYADPHFAQDPDLSHVREDLAALGVDFDLRQVLGARDAAEEIIDLAEKTEASLVVIGLRRRSAVGKLIMGSAAQQILLGVGCPVLAVKAPGA
- a CDS encoding VanW family protein is translated as MRLRVPSVPRHPSAPRIASLPPLALAGGALTVGIGGLYVAGLMLAGGDIDAGTAVRGVDIGGLSRAEAVRKLEDRLGPAGSRELAVTVGDRKGTVDPRQVGITFDYDKTVDRAARTDDANPFTVIGGLFRSGGAVEPVVSVDEDQAHAALGKLAKSLDQKVRDGAVTFADGEVRQVAPHNGYALDTDAAVDPLRTAFLSGKADSVTALPARETKPEVTAAQVRQAVREFAQPAMSAPVRLAAAGERFTIDPAVLGAYLTMRPDDTGRLTPKLDAKGLRAAPEVAEPLSDLPAEPHNATLDLDGDEVVAADDARPGVQVTDEALGKAVLPLLTKSGISARTGEVAARVTQPQVTSENAARLGLTEKMSSFTVNFEPAPYRTKNIGRAAELINGSVVMPDKTWSFNRTVGERTEANGFTEGIMILNDEFTKAPGGGVSAVATTMFNAMFFAGVKPVEYGAHSFYIERYPEGREATVAWGSLDLRFRNDSGNALYIQAEATDTSVTITFLGTRKYDEIESVTGPRENVKQPEKKVSTDKKCVPQTPLEGFDVKVERVFYADGREVKREPFRTHYTPRDEIVCE